From Brassica oleracea var. oleracea cultivar TO1000 chromosome C3, BOL, whole genome shotgun sequence, a single genomic window includes:
- the LOC106329361 gene encoding auxin-responsive protein IAA19 — MEKDGLGLEITELRLGLPGTEKMMKKRGFTEMIMTSSGSNSDQCESGVVSSGGDVGKVSESPVAKSQVVGWPPVCSYRRKNSCKEVSTTKVGLGYVKVSMDGVPYLRKMDLGSSQGYDDLAFALDKLFGFHGIGVAFKDGDNCEYVTIYEDKDGDWMLAGDVPWGMFIESCKRLRIMKRSDATGFGLQPRGVDE; from the exons ATGGAGAAAGATGGACTCGGGCTTGAGATAACTGAGCTGAGACTAGGTCTTCCGGGGACGGAGAAGATGATGAAGAAGAGAGGTTTCACGGAGATGATCATGACGTCTTCAGGAAGTAATAGTGATCAATGTGAAAGCGGTGTCGTTTCATCAGGTGGTGACGTAGGGAAAGTTAGTGAGTCTCCGGTTGCGAAAAGTCAGGTGGTGGGATGGCCGCCGGTTTGCTCTTACCGGAGGAAAAACAGTTGTAAGGAAGTTTCAACAACAAAAGTGGGGTTAGGGTATGTGAAAGTGAGCATGGATGGTGTGCCTTACTTGAGGAAGATGGATCTTGGTTCGAGCCAAGGTTATGATGATTTAGCCTTTGCTCTCGATAAGCTCTTCGGTTTCCATGGCATTG GAGTGGCCTTCAAAGATGGTGATAATTGCGAATACGTTACCATATACGAAGACAAAGATGGAGATTGGATGCTCGCGGGGGATGTACCTTGGGG AATGTTCATAGAATCATGCAAGAGGTTGAGGATTATGAAAAGATCGGATGCTACAGGGTTTGGCCTGCAGCCTAGAGGAGTAGACGAGTGA